The sequence GAAAAAGTGGGCGGTCGAAAAGCGATATCGTCTTTCCCACCAACGCCGAGGTGTATGCCAAACTCAGTGTCCGGGCCTGTTACAACTACTTCGGGGCCTATACCCACACCCCGATTATCCTTCCACCCGCGGAAGAGGGGATTCCAAAAATTCCCGTCATGTGGGATATCACGATGGCTGGAGGCGGCGCCCGCTTCAATCATGTTCACGGCGGCGGCAACGTGTTGTGGCTCGATGGAACCGTCGAGTTCCTGCGCTGGCCATGGCCGGCATCGGATTTGCCCTTCCGCCCCGAAGGAATCGTGTACGACGATCCCTCCACATTTCCCTGCAAGGACCAAGAACGATAGATCAATCCGCGTCGAGGCCGTATTTTCGCAGGCGATACCGCAGGGATCGCGGCGTGAGGCCCAAGAGTTCCGCCGCGCGCTTTTGCGAGTATTTGCCTTGGTGCAGCGCCTGCCGAATGAGGTTCGTTTCCAGTTCCGCGACCAGCGATTCGAGATCGACGCCGCCCGCCGGCAGTTCCGTGGGAACCGTCTTGGGCACGGCCACGAAATCGCGCACGTTCTGCGGCAGATCGGCCAGTTCGATGCGGGCGTTTCCGCACAGGGCAACCGCGCGTTCGAGGACGTTTTCCAGTTCGCGGACATTGCCCGGCCATGTGAACGCGCACAGCGCCGCTTCCGCCTCGGGCGCGATTTCTAGCCCGCGCCGTCCGAGGCGCTCGCCGTGTACGGCGACAAAATGACGTGCAAGCAGCGGGATGTCGTCAACCCGCTCGCGCAGGGGCGGCACGCGCAGGGGAATGACGTTGAGACGATAGTAGAGATCTTTTCGGAACGTGTTGTCCCCGACCATCTTTTCGAGGTCCCGATTGGTCGCGGAGATGATGCGGACGTCCACCCGGATTTCGCTGGTGCCGCCAATGGGCATGACGCGGCTGTTATCGAGCACGCGCAGCAGTTTGACCTGCAGCGCGAGCGGCATCTCGCCGATTTCGTCCAGAAATAGCGTGCCGCCGTTCGCCACGACGAACAGGCCTTCTTTGTCCTCGACCGCGCCGGTGAACGCGCCTTTCTTGTGGCCGAACAATTCGCTTTCGAGCAACGTTTCGGGTATGCCCCCGCAATTGATCGCGATGAAGGGCTTCGACGCGCGGCCGCTGAGCTGATGAATGGCCCGTGCGACAAGTTCCTTGCCGGAACCACTCTCGCCGTGGATCGCCACCGTGCTGGGCAGCGACGCGACGCGGCGGATCATGTCGCGCACTTTGGCGATGGCCGCGCTTTCCCCGATCATGTTTTCGATCCTGCCGCGCGCGGCCTGATCCTTGCGCAGGGCCACATTCTCGCGCACGAGATTCCGCTGCTCGATGGCGCGCGCCACGACGAGGCGGATCTCCTCGTTCTTGAAGGGTTTCATGACGTAATCGGCGGCGCCGCGCTTCATCGCCTCGATGGCCGTCTCGACCGAACCGTGGGCGGTAATCATGATGGCGGGGATCGCGGGCGTGTTTTCGTGCATCCACGAAAGCAGTTTCATGCCCGAAAAATGGTCGGCGCCGATGCGCAAATCGGTCACCACAGCGTCGAAGATTTCCCGCTCCAGCGCTTCGCAGGCCTTGGCGACGCTGGGCGCCGTGGCCACGCCGTACCCCGCGTTCGTCAAGATGATTTCCAGCAATTCGCGCATGCTGGCTTCATCGTCCACCACAAGCACCCGATGCTCTGTATCCATCCAGACAATCCCCTTTGCCGGCCGCGCCATTCGCGGCGACTCAAGCATACACGAAACGGCCCCGCCCGTTGAAGACGAGGCGATCCAAGACGACCCGGCCATCACGCTTGGCCGTGAAATTTGATCTTCGCCGCGTTTGCGTGTTACCATTTTCGTTGCTGGCGCGCATCCATGCGGGGGCGTAGTTCAGCTGGTTTAGAACGCTGCCCTGTCACGGCAGAGGTCGCGGGTTCGAATCCCGTCGCTCCCGCCATTTCACGTCTTGGCCGGTGTCCTGTCGGCCGGTCGGCATTCGGCTCTGGCATTTTCCCCGTGTTTCGTTCCCGTTTGCCAATGTCGTTCTGATGAGGCCCAAGGGATAAGTCTGAAGCCCTCGGCTTTTGTTGCCGAATTTGGGTTGAAACGTCGCCCAAAGAAAAGCGATTAGGACAACCCGACGCGCGACAGAAATTCGGGCATGCCCTTGATTCCGGCATCCACCCGGAACAGGCCGCCCGCGCCGGGTCCTTCGGCGTCCTTGTTGTTTCCGCCGGCGGTGGTGACGTACAGGTCGCCATAATTCCGCCCGCCGAAGATGCAGCTCGACACTTTCCTCGCGGGAAATTCGATGCACCGATCTTCGCGTCCATCCGGCGCGAAACGGATAAGGCGCCCCCCGTCCCAAATGGCCGACCACACAAAGCCGTCCTCGTCCACCGTCATGCCGTCGGGACACCCCGCGTTCTTCGGCAACGTAACGAAAATGCGCCGGTTTGCGAGGTCGCCCGTCGCGACGTCATAGTCGAAAAGAGATATTTCGCCTCGGCCGGAATCGGTGAAATACAGTTGCCGGCGGTCCAGCGTAAATCCCATCCCATTGGGACATTCCACACCGTCGAGCAGTTTTACGATCGTCCCGTCCGTATTGAGCCGGTACAGGCGTCCCGGCCGTTCCGCCGTGGGCATCGTGCCGCAAAACACGCGGCCGACGGGATCCGCTATGACGTCGTTGAAACGCGTGGTTTGTTCGTCG comes from Candidatus Hydrogenedentota bacterium and encodes:
- a CDS encoding SMP-30/gluconolactonase/LRE family protein is translated as MKPVCVADYACECGEGPLWHPFDEFVYWVDIPAGRLFRHDPASGTHGVCYEGEPLGGFTIQADGSLLLFMARGAVSVWRNGNLTTVIDEIPDEQTTRFNDVIADPVGRVFCGTMPTAERPGRLYRLNTDGTIVKLLDGVECPNGMGFTLDRRQLYFTDSGRGEISLFDYDVATGDLANRRIFVTLPKNAGCPDGMTVDEDGFVWSAIWDGGRLIRFAPDGREDRCIEFPARKVSSCIFGGRNYGDLYVTTAGGNNKDAEGPGAGGLFRVDAGIKGMPEFLSRVGLS
- a CDS encoding sigma-54 dependent transcriptional regulator, whose amino-acid sequence is MDTEHRVLVVDDEASMRELLEIILTNAGYGVATAPSVAKACEALEREIFDAVVTDLRIGADHFSGMKLLSWMHENTPAIPAIMITAHGSVETAIEAMKRGAADYVMKPFKNEEIRLVVARAIEQRNLVRENVALRKDQAARGRIENMIGESAAIAKVRDMIRRVASLPSTVAIHGESGSGKELVARAIHQLSGRASKPFIAINCGGIPETLLESELFGHKKGAFTGAVEDKEGLFVVANGGTLFLDEIGEMPLALQVKLLRVLDNSRVMPIGGTSEIRVDVRIISATNRDLEKMVGDNTFRKDLYYRLNVIPLRVPPLRERVDDIPLLARHFVAVHGERLGRRGLEIAPEAEAALCAFTWPGNVRELENVLERAVALCGNARIELADLPQNVRDFVAVPKTVPTELPAGGVDLESLVAELETNLIRQALHQGKYSQKRAAELLGLTPRSLRYRLRKYGLDAD
- a CDS encoding prepilin-type N-terminal cleavage/methylation domain-containing protein encodes the protein MSRGPTRGFTLIELLTVISIIGILAAILLPALARARETARRASCLNNLSELGLALRLYADENDGRLPWSGGKNNADCLLKLMGDYITDPMILACPSYSGGQPFSTGKSGRSKSDIVFPTNAEVYAKLSVRACYNYFGAYTHTPIILPPAEEGIPKIPVMWDITMAGGGARFNHVHGGGNVLWLDGTVEFLRWPWPASDLPFRPEGIVYDDPSTFPCKDQER